The proteins below come from a single Phycisphaeraceae bacterium genomic window:
- a CDS encoding sigma-70 family RNA polymerase sigma factor, with amino-acid sequence MVAVAIRRGSWFVVGPKRVGKEPVLADANGLSDEKVFERYRRGESVLLRTLIERHHDDLIRFLTRLIGDRSAAEDVFQETFLQIHVSAETFDSTRKFRPWLFTIAANKGRDYLRKRGRRQSMEISAPVGPDGDGPSIVDLMRIDVPTPDAALDAAERDEQVQRALGSLSPTMREILLLAYFQRLTYAQMAEDLEIPLGTVKSRLHAAVAAFARAWQGIEDSKRQ; translated from the coding sequence GTTCGTAGTTGGGCCAAAGCGTGTCGGGAAGGAGCCGGTCCTGGCGGATGCAAACGGGTTGAGCGATGAGAAGGTCTTTGAGCGGTACCGCCGTGGGGAGTCGGTGCTGCTTCGGACGCTTATCGAACGTCATCACGACGATCTGATTCGTTTTTTGACGCGTCTGATCGGGGACAGGTCGGCGGCTGAGGATGTTTTTCAGGAAACATTTCTCCAGATTCACGTTTCGGCGGAGACTTTTGACTCGACTCGAAAATTTCGGCCTTGGTTGTTCACGATTGCAGCGAACAAAGGGCGTGATTACCTTCGTAAGAGAGGGCGCAGGCAGTCGATGGAAATTTCGGCTCCTGTGGGGCCTGACGGGGATGGTCCTTCGATCGTGGATCTGATGCGGATTGATGTTCCGACGCCGGATGCGGCTTTGGATGCAGCCGAAAGGGATGAACAGGTGCAACGGGCTTTGGGATCGCTGTCGCCGACGATGCGTGAGATCCTGTTGCTTGCGTATTTTCAGAGGCTGACGTATGCGCAGATGGCGGAAGACCTGGAGATTCCGCTTGGGACGGTGAAGTCGAGGTTGCATGCTGCGGTTGCGGCTTTTGCGCGAGCGTGGCAGGGGATCGAGGACTCGAAGAGGCAGTAG